The following coding sequences lie in one Cinclus cinclus chromosome 15, bCinCin1.1, whole genome shotgun sequence genomic window:
- the LOC134050122 gene encoding actin-binding protein WASF3-like, protein MPLVKRNIEPRHLCRGALPDGVTSELECVTNSTLAAIIKQLGSLSRHAEDIFGELFNEANSFYMRMNSLQERVDLLVIKVTQLDSTVEEVSLQDINMRKAFKSSTVQNQQVVSRNSIPNPVMEMYQRCDKPPPLNILTPYRDDKKDGLKFYTDPSYFFNLWKEKMLQATEDKRKEKRRQKEQRLVEDSTREVKKVRKARNRRLEWNMMAYDKEFRPDNRFSPSPYHMASSEGSLSPDNRSYASDAADHSYPASPNHPAQLLAPAAHLAPAEHKEGVLAATNPPEHVFRPATGSRQNSLTRLQQPHAPPPPEAVLNGPRPHLVKDYGPQPVPMAEYFVPPAPPPPPPVIPSAQTAFDSPISAPPALAPGSAAPPSYTPSPPPAPPGPYSASPPQTGPMGPPVAPPPPPPGPPAVSASPAHSASPPAPAVEPRKPQIPLMPMSDARSDLLAAIRRGIQLRKVQEQWEQEAKKEPVGNDVATILSRRIAVEYSESDDDSELDDNEWSD, encoded by the exons ATGCCGCTGGTGAAGAGGAACATCGAGCCCCGGCACCTGTGCCGGGGGGCCCTTCCCGATGGGGTGACGAGTGAGCTGGAGTGTGTCACCAACAGCACGCTGGCTGCCATCATCAAACAGCTGGGCAGCCTCA GCAGGCACGCAGAGGACATCTTTGGAGAGCTGTTCAACGAAGCCAACAGCTTCTACATGAGGATGAACTCACTGCAGGAGAGGGTGGACCTGTTGGTCATCAAGGTGACACAGCTGGACTCCACCGTGGAGGAAG TTTCGCTGCAGGACATCAACATGAGGAAAGCCTTCAAGAGCTCCACGGTGCAGAACCAGCAGGTCGTGTCCCGCAACTCCATCCCCAACCCGGTGATGGAGATGTACCAGCGCTGCGACAAACCCCCGCCGCTCAACATCCTCACACCCTACAG GGATGATAAGAAGGACGGCCTCAAATTCTACACTGACCCCTCCTACTTCTTCAACTTATGGAAGGAGAAGATGCTGCAGGCGACAGAAGACAAGAGGAAGGAGAAGCGCAGGCAGAAG GAGCAGCGACTGGTGGAGGACTCCACCCGGGAGGTGAAGAAAGTGAGGAAAGCCCGCAACCGGCGCCTGGAGTGGAACATGATGGCGTATGATAAAGAGTTCCGGCCGGATAACAGGTTCTCACCATCCCCCTATCACATGGCGTCATCGGAAGGATCACTGTCCCCAGATAATAG aTCCTACGCGTCGGACGCTGCCGACCACTCGTACCCGGCCAGCCCCAACCACCCCGCACAGCTGCTGGCCCCTGCAGCCCACCTGGCCCCAGCAGAGCACAAGGAGGGGGTGCTGGCGGCCACCAACCCCCCTGAGCACGTGTTCAGGCCGGCCACGGGCAGTAGGCAGAACAGCCTGACCcggctgcagcagccccacgcgccgccgccccccgaGGCCGTCCTCAACGGGCCCAGACCCCACCTGGTCAAGGATTACGG CCCGCAGCCGGTGCCCATGGCCGAGTACTTCGtgccgccggccccgccgccgccgccgcccgtcATCCCATCGGCACAGACCGCCTTCGACAGCCCCATCTCGGCTCCCCCCGCCCTGGCCCCAGGCTCGGCAGCACCTCCATCCTACACCCCATCACCGCCCCCCGCACCCCCGGGGCCCTACTCCGCCTCCCCTCCGCAGACCGGCCCCATGGGACCCCCGGTGGCCCCTCCGCCCCCTCCGCCCGGACCCCCGGCCGTGTCCGCGTCCCCAGCGCACTCCGCCTCGCCGCCCGCGCCCGCCGTGGAGCCCCGCAAGCCGCAGATCCCGCTGATGCCCATGAGCGATGCCCGGAGCGACCTGCTGGCAGCCATCCGCAGGG GAATCCAACTCCGGAAAGTCCAGGAGCAGTGGGAACAAGAGGCCAAAAAAGAGCCCGTGGGCAATGACGTGGCGACCATCCTGTCGCGCCGGATCGCGGTGGAGTACAGCGAGTCCGACGACGACTCCGAGCTGGACGATAACGAGTGGTCGGACTGA